The Trichoplusia ni isolate ovarian cell line Hi5 chromosome 17, tn1, whole genome shotgun sequence genome includes a region encoding these proteins:
- the LOC113502325 gene encoding collagen alpha-1(III) chain-like isoform X7, translating to MGPGTLFYFLAALAFTQASEDVPKKPVKDDSLVLEDARAARQYGPWQGQPGQPDNEVVVDIEDEEKKQYYETNYDTSAYGFGYDVGPNGQFHHENRGPDGVTYGCYGYVDPEGYLRATHYVADSHGYRVVEPEKPVEVFPDEKYEYDEATDGQAVDTKPGQVIPWKKLYFPKGCGRTPGGVPAKPLPKPTPKPKPPRPVDSTGQGSIVKPVQTGPNGPGGSWQGTPGTPGSPGTPGTPGTPGSPGTPGSPGSPGGPGGPGGPGGPNGPTTGGYYPGQPGSPDSPGSPGSPGGPGGPGGPGGPGGPGGPGSTDYPSGPSGGVYPGQPGTPGSPGSPGSPGTPGGPGGPGGPGGPGGPGSIDYPTGPSGGLYPGQPGTPGSPGSPGSPGTPGGPGGPGGPGGPGGPGGPGSIDYPSGPSGGVYPGQPGTPGSPGSPGSPGTPGGPGGPGGPGGPGGPGSTDYPNGPAGGEQYPGQVGTPGSPGSPGSPGSPGGPGGPGGPGGPGGPGGPSYPGNPGLPSRPGQPGYPGQPGQPATPGQPGYPGQPGTSGHPGQPGKPGTPGQPGLPGEPSQPGQPGTPGYPGQPGQPGYPGQPGQPGYPGQPGQPGYPGQPGQPGYPGQPGQPGYPGQPGQPGYPGQPGQPGYPGQPGQPGYPGQPGQPGYPGQPAQPGTPGYPGQPGKPGQIGEPGQPGQPGTPGKPGQSGTPGKPGQPGYPGQPGQPGYPGQPGHPGYPGQPGQPGYPGEPGQPGSSGQPGQPGTPGQPGQPGYPGQPGQPGYPGQPGQPGKPGQPGQPGYPGQPGYPGQPGQTGQPSKPVQPGQQGGPGEPGYPGQPGQPGYPGQPGQPGYPGQPGQPGHPGEPGQPGYPGQPGQPGHPGEPGQPGYPGQPGQPGYPGQPGHPGQPGHPGQPGQPGYPGQPGQPGHPGEPGQPGYPGQPGQPGYPGQPGHPGQPGQPGQPGHPGQPGKPGQPGQPGYPGQPGQPGYPGQPGQPGQSGQQGLPGKPGQPGQPGQPGYPGQPGQPGYPGQPGQPGYPGQPGKPGQPGSPGQQGQPGYPGQPGQPGKPGQPGYPGQPGYPGQPGQPGKPGQPGYPGQPGQQGQPGKPGQPGYPGQPGQPGQPGQPGQQGGPGEPGYPGQPGQPGKPGQPGQPGQPGQPGYPGQPGQQGQPGKPGQPGYPGQPGQPGQPGQSGYPGQPGQPGQPGTPGQPGYPGQPGQPGQPGQPGQQGGPGEPGYPGQPGQPGKPGQPGQPGQPGYPGQPGQQGQPGKPGQPGYPGQPGQPGQPGQPGYPGQPGQPGQQGGPGEPGYPGQPGQPGKPGQPGQPGKPGQPGQPGYPGQPGQPGQPGTPGQPGYPGQPGQPGKPGQQGGPGEPGYPGQPGQPGKPGQPGYPGQPGQPGQPGTPGQPGYPGQPGQPGQPGYPGQSGQPGKPGQPGYPGQPGQPGQPGQPGYPGQPGQTGQQGGSGEPGYPGQPGEPGHPGYPGQSGQPGKPGQPGYPGQPGQPGQPGQPGQQGGPGEPGYPGQPGQPGKPGQPGQPGQPGYPGQPGQQGQPGKPGQPGYPGQPGLPGQPGQQGGPGEPGYPGQPGQPGKPGQPGQPGQPGYPGQPGQQGQPGKPGRPGQPGYPGQPGQLGQPGKPGQPGYPGQPGQPGQPGQPGQQGGPGEPGYPGQPGEPGQPGYPGQSGQPGKPGQPGYPGQPGQPGQPGQQGGPGEPGYPAQPGQPGQPGKPGQPGQPGYPGQPGEPGQPGKPGQPGYPGQPGQPGHPGKPGQPGQPGYPGQPGMPGQPGQPGYPGQPGYPGQPGQPGQQGQPGYPGQYPDSEGAPTGTGVQPPATVPSGQMPPFPIYVIPYPLPIVPSPGSCPCYLLNPGQNGTTTQGQVSPPPNYQNQPQYAPYGIIGFVPVVFMPYCPGNGSTMNSAQQNFPNAVPMQYNCAQCQANSDIYRYLGRQSGGRSTGFKDLKEIKSLSELEDLLRNQIKPLKKSVRTIGANPRILDDPKTENDKSEKKNAKKTEKNKQ from the exons GCCGCACTGGCATTTACACAAGCCAGTGAGGATGTACCAAAGAAGCCAGTGAAAGATGACTCATTAGTATTAGAAGATGCGAGAGCAGCCCGGCAGTATGGTCCTTGGCAGGGTCAACCGGGTCAACCGGACAACGAAGTAGTCGTAGACATCGAAGATGAAGAAAAGAAACAGTATTATGAAACCAACTATGACACAA GCGCATACGGTTTCGGTTACGACGTTGGCCCTAACGGACAGTTCCACCACGAGAACCGCGGTCCGGATGGAGTCACGTACGGTTGCTATGGTTACGTCGACCCCGAAGGCTACCTCCGCGCCACTCACTACGTTGCTGACAGCCACGGATACAGAGTAGTGGAGCCAGAGAAGCCCGTCGAAGTGTTCCCAGATGAAAAATACGAGTACGATGAAGC AACTGATGGACAAGCAGTAGACACGAAACCAGGCCAAGTTATTCCGTGGAAGAAGCTATACTTCCCCAAAGGATGTGGTCGTACACCTGGTGGTGTTCCAGCCAAGCCCCTACCTAAACCCACTCCGAAACCGAAACCACCACGCCCTGTAGACAGTACTGGCCAGGGTAGCATTGTTAAGCCAGTTCAAACTG gaCCCAATGGACCTGGAGGATCAT GGCAAGGCACCCCGGGCACTCCCGGATCTCCTGGCACACCCGGCACACCCGGCACTCCTGGCTCTCCCGGTACTCCCGGCTCTCCTGGCTCGCCTGGCGGACCAG GTGGTCCAGGAGGCCCAGGTGGCCCGAACGGTCCCACGACTGGTGGATACTACCCAGGACAACCAGGCAGCCCAGACAGCCCAGGTAGCCCCGGCAGCCCAGGAGGACCCG GAGGACCCGGAGGCCCAGGAGGCCCAGGGGGTCCAGGTGGACCTGGTAGTACAGATTATCCTAGCGGACCCTCAGGTGGAGTTTACCCCGGACAACCTGGCACGCCGGGCAGCCCCGGCAGCCCAGGATCACCAGGCACTCCGGGAGGACCAG GAGGCCCAGGAGGACCAGGAGGTCCAGGTGGACCCGGTAGTATAGATTACCCGACTGGACCCTCAGGTGGACTTTACCCCGGACAACCTGGCACGCCCGGCAGCCCCGGCAGCCCAGGATCACCAGGCACCCCGGGGGGACCAG GAGGTCCAGGAGGTCCTGGTGGCCCAGGAGGCCCAGGTGGACCTGGCAGCATAGACTATCCTAGCGGACCCTCAGGAGGAGTCTACCCCGGACAACCCGGCACCCCCGGTAGCCCAGGCAGTCCGGGATCACCAG GAACACCAGGAGGACCGGGAGGACCAGGTGGCCCAGGTGGCCCAGGTGGACCTGGCAGTACAGATTATCCTAACGGACCCGCAGGAGGCGAACAGTATCCAGGACAAGTTGGGACGCCCGGCAGCCCAGGCAGTCCAGGATCACCTGGCAGCCCAGGAGGACCAG GAGGTCCAGGAGGCCCAGGAGGTCCTGGAGGCCCAGGAGGACCAAGTTACCCCGGAAATCCGGGACTACCGTCCAGACCAGGACAACCAGGATACCCAGGTCAACCCGGACAACCCGCTACACCAGGACAACCAGGATACCCAGGACAGCCCGGCACATCAGGACACCCAGGGCAGCCTGGAAAACCCGGTACACCAGGACAGCCAGGTTTACCTGGTGAACCAAGTCAGCCCGGGCAACCCGGCACGCCAGGATACCCAGGACAGCCCGGACAACCAGGATACCCAGGGCAGCCCGGACAACCAGGATACCCAGGACAGCCCGGACAACCAGGATACCCAGGACAGCCTGGACAACCAGGATACCCAGGACAGCCCGGACAACCAGGATACCCAGGACAGCCTGGACAACCAGGATACCCAGGACAGCCTGGACAACCAGGATACCCAGGACAGCCCGGACAACCAGGATATCCAGGACAGCCCGGACAACCAGGATACCCAGGACAGCCCGCACAACCCGGTACGCCAGGTTATCCAGGACAACCCGGTAAACCAGGACAGATTGGGGAACCAGGTCAGCCCGGGCAACCTGGCACACCAGGAAAGCCCGGACAATCTGGCACGCCAGGAAAGCCCGGACAACCAGGATACCCAGGACAGCCCGGACAACCGGGATACCCAGGACAGCCCGGGCACCCAGGATACCCAGGACAGCCTGGACAACCAG GTTACCCCGGAGAACCAGGTCAACCAGGGTCCTCTGGACAGCCTGGGCAACCAGGCACACCAGGACAGCCAGGACAACCTGGATACCCAGGACAGCCTGGACAGCCAGGATACCCTGGACAGCCCGGACAACCAGGAAAGCCAGGACAGCCTGGACAGCCGGGATACCCTGGCCAACCAG gatACCCCGGACAGCCTGGACAAACGGGACAACCGAGTAAGCCAGTACAGCCCGGTCAACAAGGAGGACCCGGTGAGCCAGGATACCCTGGACAACCAGGACAGCCAGGATACCCGGGACAACCTGGACAGCCAGGATACCCAGGACAGCCTGGACAACCCGGACACCCAGGAGAGCCTGGACAGCCAGGATACCCAGGACAGCCTGGACAACCCGGACACCCAGGAGAGCCTGGACAGCCAGGATACCCAGGACAGCCTGGACAGCCAGGATACCCCGGACAACCCGGACACCCAGGACAACCCGGTCACCCAGGACAACCAGGACAGCCAGGATACCCAGGACAGCCTGGACAACCCGGACACCCAGGAGAGCCTGGACAGCCAGGATACCCAGGACAGCCTGGACAGCCAGGATACCCCGGACAACCCGGACACCCAGGACAACCAGGACAACCAGGACAACCTGGTCACCCAGGACAACCAGGCAAACCAGGACAACCTGGACAGCCAG GATACCCCGGACAACCAGGCCAACCAGGCTACCCAGGACAACCTGGACAGCCAGGACAATCAGGACAGCAAGGCCTACCAGGCAAACCAGGGCAACCTGGACAGCCAGGCCAGCCAGGATACCCTGGACAGCCTGGACAACCAGGATACCCTGGACAGCCTGGACAACCAGGCTACCCAGGACAGCCAGGCAAGCCAGGACAGCCTGGATCCCCCGGACAACAAGGACAACCCGGCTACCCAGGACAGCCCGGACAACCCGGCAAGCCAGGACAGCCTGGATACCCCGGACAACCCGGCTACCCAGGACAGCCCGGACAACCCGGCAAGCCAGGACAACCCGGATACCCAGGGCAACCAGGACAGCAAGGCCAACCAGGCAAACCAGGACAACCTGGATACCCTGGACAGCCGGGACAACCAGGACAACCTG GACAGCCCGGTCAACAAGGAGGCCCCGGTGAGCCAG GTTACCCCGGACAGCCCGGGCAACCAGGCAAGCCAGGCCAGCCCGGACAACCAGGACAACCAGGACAACCCGGATACCCAGGGCAACCAGGACAGCAAGGCCAACCAGGCAAACCAGGACAACCTGGATACCCTGGACAGCCGGGACAACCAGGACAACCTGGACAGTCAGGATACCCCGGACAACCAGGACAGCCAGGCCAACCAGGCACTCCAGGACAACCTGGATACCCTGGACAGCCGGGACAACCAGGACAGCCAGGACAGCCCGGTCAACAAGGAGGCCCCGGTGAGCCAGGTTACCCCGGACAGCCCGGGCAACCAGGCAAGCCAGGCCAGCCCGGACAACCAGGACAACCCGGATACCCAGGGCAACCAGGACAACAAGGCCAACCAGGCAAACCAGGACAACCTGGATACCCTGGACAGCCGGGACAACCAGGACAACCTGGACAGCCAGGATACCCCGGACAGCCAGGACAGCCCGGTCAACAAGGAGGCCCTGGTGAGCCAGGATACCCAGGACAACCTGGACAACCAGGCAAACCAGGACAACCTGGACAACCAGGCAAACCAGGACAACCTGGACAGCCAGGATATCCCGGACAACCAGGACAGCCAGGCCAACCAGGCACACCAGGACAACCAGGATATCCCGGACAACCAGGACAGCCAGGAAAGCCCGGTCAACAAGGAGGCCCCGGTGAGCCAGGTTACCCCGGACAGCCTGGACAACCAGGCAAACCAGGACAACCAGGATATCCCGGACAACCAGGACAGCCAGGCCAACCAGGCACACCAGGACAACCTGGATACCCTGGACAGCCCGGACAACCAGGACAACCCGGATACCCAGGACAATCAGGACAACCAGGCAAACCCGGACAACCTGGATACCCTGGACAGCCGGGACAACCAGGACAACCTGGACAGCCAGGATACCCCGGACAACCAGGACAGACCGGTCAACAAGGAGGCTCCGGTGAGCCAGGATACCCTGGACAGCCCGGAGAACCAGGACACCCCGGATACCCAGGACAATCAGGACAACCAGGAAAACCCGGACAACCTGGATACCCTGGACAGCCGGGACAACCAGGACAGCCAGGACAGCCCGGTCAACAAGGAGGCCCCGGTGAGCCAGGTTACCCCGGACAGCCCGGGCAACCAGGCAAGCCAGGCCAGCCCGGACAACCAGGACAACCCGGATATCCAGGGCAACCAGGACAGCAAGGCCAACCAGGCAAACCAGGACAACCTGGATACCCTGGACAGCCGGGACTACCAGGACAGCCCGGTCAACAAGGAGGCCCCGGTGAGCCAGGTTACCCCGGACAGCCCGGGCAACCAGGCAAGCCAGGCCAGCCCGGACAACCAGGACAACCCGGATACCCAGGGCAACCAGGACAGCAAGGCCAACCAGGCAAACCAGGACGACCTGGACAGCCAGGATATCCCGGACAACCAGGACAGCTAGGCCAACCAGGCAAACCAGGACAACCTGGATACCCTGGACAGCCGGGACAACCAGGACAACCTGGACAGCCCGGTCAACAAGGAGGCCCCGGTGAGCCAGGATACCCTGGACAGCCCGGAGAACCAGGACAACCCGGATATCCAGGACAATCAGGACAACCAGGCAAACCCGGACAACCTGGATACCCTGGACAGCCGGGACAACCAGGACAGCCCGGTCAACAAGGAGGCCCCGGTGAGCCAGGATACCCTGCACAGCCCGGACAACCAGGACAACCAGGCAAACCAGGACAACCTGGACAGCCAGGATATCCCGGACAACCAGGAGAGCCAGGCCAACCAGGCAAACCAGGACAACCTGGATACCCCGGACAGCCCGGACAACCAGGACATCCAGGCAAACCAGGACAACCTGGACAGCCAGGATACCCCGGACAACCAGGAATGCCAGGACAACCTGGACAGCCTGGATACCCCGGACAACCTGGATACCCAGGACAGCCCGGACAACCAGGACAGCAAGGTCAACCAGGGTACCCAGGACAATACCCAG ATTCTGAAGGCGCACCAACGGGCACTGGTGTGCAGCCGCCTGCGACTGTGCCATCTGGACAAATGCCACCGTTCCCTATCTACGTTATCCCGTATCCACTACCCATTGTTCCAAGCCCTGGATCATGTCCATGCTATCTACTTAACCCAGGACAAAACGGAACAACAACACAAGGTCAGGTTTCTCCGCCACCCAACTATCAAAATCAACCACAGTATGCTCCTTACGGTATTATTGGGTTCGTCCCAGTAGTATTCATGCCATACTGCCCAGGTAACGGCTCAACCATGAATAGCGCTCAACAGAACTTCCCCAATGCAGTTCCGATGCAATACAACTGCGCTCAATGCCAAGCCAACAGTGACATTTACAGATATCTTGGCAGACAAAGCGGAGGACGTAGCACAGGTTTCAAAGatctcaaagaaataaaatcccTCTCCGAATTAGAGGACCTATTAAGAAATCAAATCAAACCGTTAAAAAAGAGCGTTCGCACAATAGGCGCTAACCCACGAATACTAGACGATCCGAAAACAGAGAACGATAAGTCAGAAAAGAAAAATGCcaagaaaactgaaaaaaacaagcagtaa